From one Nilaparvata lugens isolate BPH chromosome 2, ASM1435652v1, whole genome shotgun sequence genomic stretch:
- the LOC120349582 gene encoding uncharacterized protein LOC120349582: MVKRSGGSAVATPTSDCLSPLDLQRIAATVKDLLTTEIAKLIQTELAPVRKELSELIVSVDFLSNEFDSFKKDLTSQKSEIESLKREIAEVKSENTLIENEMAELQRYTRKDNLILSGVPESKNESVFEVFDQISNILGSSMKSKDCLSIAHRMPGRVQGAVKPIVYKFIKRQDKLAWLNDFKKMASKDKSGPGISTSVVNKKLPAGRIVAHDHLPPFFLELFKKAKQQASTKGYRFVWIRDGKILLRKVEEGQVLHIRDEKDLSKIT; this comes from the coding sequence ATGGTGAAGAGGTCGGGGGGATCAGCCGTAGCCACCCCCACTTCTGACTGTCTTTCCCCTTTGGACTTACAGCGCATCGCAGCTACTGTCAAAGATCTGTTAACAACCGAAATAGCTAAACTTATTCAAACTGAACTTGCTCCTGTTAGAAAAGAATTATCCGAATTAATAGTGTCCGTGGACTTTCTGTCTAATGAATTTGATAGTTTCAAGAAGGATTTAACATCTCAGAAGAGTGAAATAGAATCTCTCAAACGTGAAATCGCTGAGGTAAAAAGTGAAAATACgttaattgaaaatgaaatggcTGAACTTCAGCGGTATACACGTAAAGACAACTTGATTCTGTCTGGAGTTCCGGAATCGAAGAATGAATCTGTGTTCGAAGTGTTTGACCAAATATCTAATATTTTGGGGAGCTCGATGAAATCTAAGGACTGCTTGAGCATAGCTCATAGGATGCCTGGTAGGGTGCAGGGCGCAGTAAAACCCATCGTCTACAAGTTCATTAAGCGGCAGGACAAATTAGCATGGCTtaatgactttaaaaaaatggcTAGTAAAGATAAATCTGGTCCGGGTATCTCGACCAGTGTTGTGAACAAAAAGCTGCCAGCTGGGCGTATTGTGGCTCACGACCACCTGCCACCTTTCTTCCTGGAGCTCTTCAAAAAGGCCAAACAACAAGCCTCCACCAAGGGATACAGATTTGTCTGGATCAGGGACGGCAAGATATTGTTAAGGAAGGTCGAGGAAGGACAAGTGCTACATATTCGAGACGAGAAGGACTTGAGCAAGATAACATAA